The genome window TTCTAAACACAGGAACAGCAAGGATTTATTATTACAAAGATGGAATTGATATTACAGAAAGCTTTGCTTTTGAAAACAATATTATCGCAAGAGTTGAAAGTTTATTTACAGGAAAGCCATCACGAAAGGCAATACAAATTTTAGAGGATAGTGAAATCGTAGCAATAAATGCTACTCTACTTTTTAAATTGTACGACACTTATCCTGAAATTGAAAGATTATTTAGAAAAATATTCGAAGTTGCTTACGTAGAGACTGTAAACAGAATTGAAGGAATTCAATTTCATACGGCAGAGGAAAGATATACTTCTTTGATTTTAGAAGAACCAAATGTTTTAAAAAAAGTTCCTCTAAAACATATTGCCTCTTATTTAGGAATTACCCAAGTTAGTCTGAGTAGAATAAGAGCAATTAAGTAAT of Flavobacterium marginilacus contains these proteins:
- a CDS encoding Crp/Fnr family transcriptional regulator, producing the protein MTLLFQYFSKHNPLSKEAENAISEICSIIKIKKNQELQTIGHTCKTIYFLNTGTARIYYYKDGIDITESFAFENNIIARVESLFTGKPSRKAIQILEDSEIVAINATLLFKLYDTYPEIERLFRKIFEVAYVETVNRIEGIQFHTAEERYTSLILEEPNVLKKVPLKHIASYLGITQVSLSRIRAIK